A genomic stretch from Prochlorococcus marinus str. MIT 9312 includes:
- a CDS encoding RelA/SpoT family protein, whose protein sequence is MSEAAANSKEKNEIEVSKTILPENKKYESESLNYQIKIPDWLLKDIHNFEKSNKENDENQNLLVKAFKLAYKAHDGQFRASGEPYIIHPVAVANLLKEIGASTSVIAAGLLHDVVEDTGIDLSEIETNFGLEVKILVEGVTKLGGIHFNNRTEAQAENLRKMFLAMASDIRVVLVKLADRLHNMRTIEWLNDEKKLRIARETREIYAPLANRLGINRFKWELEDLAFKFLEPKEYKDLKDQIAVKRSDREKRLKVTLNLMKENLVSAGLKNFEITGRPKHLYGIWSKMERQQKHFHEIYDVAALRIIVDNSDSCYRALAVVHDTFKPIPGRFKDYIGLPKPNGYQSLHTSVIGRHRPIEVQIRTTSMHQIAEYGIAAHWQYKEGGSPAKSNAERFNWLRQLVEWQQEGNEGDHNDYLASIKEDLFDEEVFVITPKGDVVGLRKGSTAIDFAYRIHSEVGNHCNGIRINEKLSPLSTALQNGDFIEILTSNNATPSLDWLNFVVTPTAKNRIRQWYKKSHRDETIKRGRDLLEKEVGRNGFEALISSEAMKKVANRCNLKTSEDLLASLGFGGLTLHQVLNRLREEIKLQTEDVKNDSDSEIAKSLKSNSNLSTNKSNTAARSPISGIEGLDYRIGKCCSPLPGEDIVGTVSLGNHGITIHREDCENVIPIPIERRLPVGWNQDNKTGDNKFPIQLRIEVIDRVGVLKDILMRLSDKGINVSDANVKTAYGKPAIINLCVGLESFNQLHKTIEQIKSMADVLDIARVGQS, encoded by the coding sequence ATGTCTGAGGCAGCTGCAAATTCAAAAGAAAAAAACGAAATTGAAGTTTCCAAAACCATTTTGCCTGAAAATAAAAAATATGAAAGTGAATCTTTGAATTATCAAATAAAAATTCCCGATTGGCTTCTTAAAGATATTCATAATTTTGAAAAATCAAATAAAGAAAATGATGAGAATCAAAACCTTTTAGTAAAGGCTTTTAAACTTGCTTATAAAGCTCATGATGGACAATTCCGCGCGAGTGGCGAGCCATACATTATCCACCCGGTTGCTGTTGCAAATCTCCTCAAAGAAATAGGTGCTAGTACATCTGTTATTGCTGCAGGCCTTTTACATGATGTTGTTGAAGATACTGGCATTGATTTATCCGAAATAGAAACAAATTTTGGATTAGAAGTAAAAATACTTGTAGAAGGTGTAACAAAATTAGGAGGCATTCACTTTAACAACAGGACTGAAGCACAAGCTGAAAATCTTAGGAAAATGTTTTTGGCTATGGCCAGCGATATCAGAGTTGTTTTAGTAAAACTTGCAGATCGACTTCATAACATGAGAACAATTGAATGGCTAAATGATGAGAAAAAACTAAGAATAGCAAGAGAAACAAGAGAGATTTATGCACCATTAGCTAATCGACTAGGAATAAACAGATTTAAATGGGAATTAGAAGATTTAGCTTTTAAATTCCTAGAGCCTAAAGAATATAAAGATCTTAAAGATCAAATCGCTGTTAAAAGAAGTGATAGAGAAAAAAGATTAAAAGTAACTTTGAATCTTATGAAGGAAAACTTGGTTTCAGCAGGTTTGAAAAATTTTGAAATAACAGGCAGGCCAAAACATCTTTATGGCATCTGGAGCAAAATGGAAAGACAACAAAAGCATTTTCACGAGATTTATGATGTTGCTGCCCTAAGAATTATCGTGGACAATTCTGATAGTTGTTATAGAGCTTTAGCAGTGGTTCATGATACTTTCAAACCAATTCCAGGTAGATTTAAAGACTATATAGGATTACCAAAACCCAATGGATACCAGTCCTTACACACTTCTGTGATTGGAAGACATCGACCTATTGAAGTTCAAATTAGAACTACTTCCATGCATCAAATTGCTGAATATGGTATTGCCGCTCATTGGCAATACAAAGAGGGTGGTTCTCCTGCTAAAAGTAATGCCGAGAGATTTAATTGGCTAAGACAATTAGTAGAATGGCAACAAGAAGGTAATGAAGGGGATCATAATGATTATTTAGCTTCAATTAAAGAAGATTTATTTGATGAAGAAGTATTTGTGATCACTCCAAAAGGAGATGTTGTTGGTTTAAGGAAAGGATCTACCGCGATAGATTTCGCCTACAGAATTCATTCTGAAGTTGGAAATCACTGTAATGGAATAAGAATTAATGAAAAGCTTTCTCCATTATCTACAGCACTTCAAAATGGTGACTTCATAGAAATTTTGACAAGTAATAATGCTACTCCAAGCTTGGATTGGCTGAACTTTGTAGTTACGCCAACTGCTAAAAATAGAATCCGCCAATGGTATAAGAAAAGCCATCGTGATGAAACGATTAAAAGAGGTAGAGATTTACTTGAAAAAGAAGTAGGTCGAAACGGTTTTGAAGCATTAATTTCTAGTGAAGCCATGAAAAAAGTTGCAAATCGATGCAATTTAAAAACTTCTGAAGACCTTCTTGCATCTCTTGGTTTTGGTGGTTTAACTTTGCATCAAGTATTAAACAGACTAAGAGAAGAAATAAAATTACAGACAGAAGATGTAAAAAATGATTCTGACTCTGAAATAGCAAAATCTCTTAAAAGTAATAGTAATTTATCCACTAATAAATCTAATACGGCAGCTAGATCACCAATTTCCGGGATAGAAGGTCTTGATTACAGAATAGGTAAATGCTGTTCCCCACTCCCAGGCGAAGATATAGTCGGCACAGTATCGCTCGGCAACCATGGGATAACCATACATAGGGAAGATTGTGAAAATGTAATACCAATTCCAATAGAGAGAAGATTACCTGTTGGTTGGAATCAAGATAATAAAACTGGCGATAATAAGTTTCCAATTCAGCTACGAATAGAAGTAATTGATAGAGTTGGAGTTCTTAAAGATATTCTTATGCGGTTATCTGATAAAGGTATAAACGTTAGCGATGCCAATGTTAAAACTGCTTATGGTAAACCAGCTATTATAAATCTTTGTGTAGGTCTTGAAAGTTTTAATCAACTTCACAAAACAATTGAACAAATTAAATCAATGGCAGATGTTTTAGATATTGCCAGAGTTGGACAAAGTTAA
- a CDS encoding ABC transporter ATP-binding protein gives MEINKEKIILVKNLTVKYGLKKQPIIKNFNLEIDSGDHLAIIGPSGCGKTTFAKTLVNILPEKATSKGYLSISSVDPRKINNKDAQLFRRKNFGFIYQDSIKKLNPLMSVGDHLYELFKTHDQTKSSVLIKKLVKEVFQKVGIEESRLDSFPHQFSGGMRQRVSIAMALALKPKLLIADEPTTSLDTKTSFEIMQEIIHLCNEFDTTLILISHDINLAAKWCKKVAIIEKGSIVEKGNILDIFQSPKSDIGKKLVNASKIVLEPNTKNNARDEVVLEVNNLRHWYKLNSSIFINKWNKALNEVSFKLYENETLGIVGSSGSGKSTLCRALIGLLKVRGGEIKIYDKNHASKKNKSFKKNNNMQIIFQDPFSSLNPKMKIKNILEDIFFMQKISDKRKIEKEIKLMLRNLDLPLNNDFFNSYPSQLSGGQLQRISLARALLLKPKILICDESVNMLDASVKIEILELLRFLQEKMNLTIIFITHDLGIAKRFCDRLLVMNHGKIVDEGQSSTIFTETQNMYTKSLLNSSLNLI, from the coding sequence ATGGAAATAAATAAAGAAAAAATTATTTTAGTTAAAAATCTTACTGTTAAATATGGTTTAAAAAAGCAACCTATTATCAAAAATTTTAATTTGGAAATAGATAGTGGAGATCATTTGGCCATAATAGGACCTTCTGGATGTGGAAAGACCACTTTTGCAAAAACTTTAGTAAATATATTGCCTGAAAAGGCCACTTCTAAAGGGTATTTATCTATTTCTAGTGTAGATCCTAGGAAAATAAATAATAAAGATGCACAATTATTTAGAAGAAAGAATTTTGGATTTATTTATCAAGACTCTATAAAAAAACTTAATCCGTTAATGAGTGTTGGGGATCATTTATATGAATTATTTAAAACGCATGATCAAACTAAATCATCTGTACTTATTAAAAAATTAGTAAAAGAAGTTTTTCAAAAAGTAGGAATTGAAGAAAGTAGACTTGATTCTTTCCCACATCAATTTAGCGGTGGAATGAGACAGAGAGTTTCTATAGCAATGGCACTTGCTTTGAAACCTAAATTATTAATAGCTGATGAACCTACAACAAGCTTAGATACCAAAACAAGTTTTGAAATTATGCAAGAAATAATTCATCTATGTAATGAATTTGATACTACTTTAATTTTAATTAGTCACGATATAAATCTTGCAGCAAAGTGGTGTAAAAAAGTTGCAATAATTGAAAAGGGATCGATTGTTGAAAAAGGGAATATATTAGATATTTTTCAATCACCAAAATCAGATATCGGGAAAAAGTTAGTAAATGCTTCAAAAATAGTATTAGAACCAAATACGAAAAATAATGCTCGAGATGAGGTCGTTCTAGAGGTGAATAACCTAAGACATTGGTATAAATTAAATTCTTCAATTTTCATTAATAAATGGAATAAGGCTTTAAATGAAGTTAGTTTCAAGTTATATGAGAATGAGACTCTTGGAATAGTTGGTTCTTCAGGGAGCGGTAAAAGTACATTATGTAGGGCTTTAATTGGACTTCTTAAAGTAAGAGGTGGTGAAATCAAAATTTATGATAAAAATCATGCATCGAAAAAAAATAAATCTTTTAAAAAGAACAATAATATGCAAATCATTTTTCAAGATCCTTTTTCAAGTTTGAATCCGAAAATGAAAATTAAAAATATTTTGGAAGATATATTTTTTATGCAAAAAATTTCAGATAAAAGAAAAATCGAAAAAGAAATAAAATTAATGTTAAGAAATTTAGATCTTCCCTTAAACAATGATTTTTTTAATTCTTATCCTAGCCAATTATCTGGTGGTCAATTGCAAAGAATTTCATTAGCCAGAGCGCTATTGTTGAAACCAAAAATTTTGATTTGTGATGAGAGCGTAAATATGTTGGATGCTTCAGTGAAAATAGAGATTCTTGAATTACTTAGATTCTTGCAAGAAAAAATGAATTTAACGATTATCTTTATTACTCATGATTTAGGCATTGCTAAAAGATTTTGTGATAGGTTGTTAGTCATGAATCACGGCAAGATAGTTGATGAAGGACAAAGTTCTACAATATTCACTGAAACTCAAAACATGTATACAAAATCGCTTCTAAATTCCTCTTTAAATCTTATTTAA
- a CDS encoding RluA family pseudouridine synthase → MELNNQNSFGIGEGERIEIIYELPLPMRLDRWLVSKRPEQSRARIQHFINSGLVLVNYKTAKAKTPLKNGDNVQIWMPPPEPLIYLKPEKMDLNILFEDKHIIVINKQSGLIVHPAPGHKSGTLVNGLLFHCKDLPGINGKLRPGIVHRLDKDTSGCMVVAKSQEALVNLQKQIKEKIASREYIAVIHGAPNSEEGQIVGHIGRDKLNRLKYKVVEETTGRYACTYWKLEERFGNYSLMSFKLDTGRTHQIRVHCAHINHPIVGDPLYGRCKKLPCQLDGQALHAIKLGLIHPINGKEMIFESELPLDFQKLLRVLKVK, encoded by the coding sequence ATGGAATTAAATAATCAAAATTCTTTCGGCATTGGAGAAGGCGAGCGTATAGAAATTATTTATGAGCTACCTCTTCCTATGAGGCTAGACAGATGGTTGGTAAGTAAAAGGCCAGAACAAAGTAGAGCAAGAATTCAACATTTTATAAATTCAGGTTTAGTACTTGTAAACTATAAGACCGCGAAAGCAAAGACCCCATTAAAAAATGGCGACAATGTTCAAATATGGATGCCTCCTCCAGAACCTCTTATTTATTTGAAACCTGAAAAAATGGATTTAAATATCCTCTTTGAAGACAAGCACATTATAGTAATCAATAAACAATCAGGACTAATTGTTCATCCAGCCCCTGGACACAAATCTGGAACTTTAGTGAATGGATTACTTTTTCACTGTAAAGATCTACCTGGAATTAATGGGAAACTAAGACCTGGGATTGTTCACAGATTAGATAAAGATACCTCCGGATGTATGGTGGTTGCAAAAAGCCAAGAGGCATTAGTAAATCTCCAGAAACAAATTAAAGAAAAAATAGCATCACGCGAATATATTGCAGTCATTCATGGAGCACCTAATTCTGAAGAAGGCCAAATAGTGGGACACATTGGCAGAGATAAATTAAATAGATTGAAATATAAAGTAGTTGAAGAAACTACAGGAAGGTATGCCTGTACCTATTGGAAATTAGAAGAAAGATTTGGCAATTACTCATTAATGAGTTTCAAACTAGATACGGGGCGAACGCATCAAATAAGAGTTCATTGCGCTCACATTAATCATCCAATTGTAGGTGATCCGTTATATGGAAGATGTAAAAAACTACCATGTCAATTAGATGGCCAAGCTTTACACGCTATAAAGCTTGGACTTATACATCCAATAAATGGTAAAGAAATGATATTTGAATCAGAATTACCATTAGATTTTCAAAAATTACTAAGAGTTCTTAAAGTTAAATAA
- the ylqF gene encoding ribosome biogenesis GTPase YlqF, translating into MDIPKIQWYPGHIAKAEKKLSEIINKVDLVIEVRDARIPLSTGHPHLNKWINNKKHILVINRSDMISHNTINSWNNWFNAKDQYPLWCDAKRGIGIKEICKSAKDSRSSIDDRRLSRGMRIRPIRALTLGFPNVGKSALINRIAKKRVVDSARKAGVTRNLRWIKLDSGIDLLDAPGVIPPNLEDQKSALNLALCDDIGEAAYEIESVAIEFIKIISTLNKDKNANISVKKISNRYGVDITKGFKSPSAWIDEAASKHTSGDKRRMSHKLLEDYRNQMLGKIALEVPLWN; encoded by the coding sequence GTGGACATACCCAAAATTCAATGGTACCCAGGCCATATCGCAAAAGCAGAAAAGAAATTATCTGAAATTATCAATAAAGTAGATTTAGTTATAGAAGTTAGAGATGCACGAATTCCTTTGTCAACAGGACATCCACACTTAAATAAATGGATAAATAATAAAAAACATATTCTTGTTATTAACAGATCAGACATGATCTCCCATAATACAATCAATAGTTGGAATAATTGGTTTAATGCTAAAGATCAATATCCTCTTTGGTGTGATGCTAAAAGAGGAATAGGTATTAAAGAAATTTGTAAGTCAGCCAAAGATTCTAGGTCGTCAATCGACGATAGAAGACTCTCTAGAGGAATGCGAATTAGGCCAATTAGAGCCCTTACACTTGGTTTTCCAAACGTAGGAAAGTCAGCATTAATTAATAGAATTGCAAAAAAAAGAGTTGTAGATAGCGCTAGGAAAGCAGGCGTGACTCGTAATTTAAGATGGATAAAATTAGACAGTGGTATAGATCTGCTAGATGCTCCTGGAGTTATACCTCCAAATTTAGAAGATCAAAAATCAGCACTTAATCTTGCACTATGTGACGATATTGGTGAAGCTGCTTATGAAATAGAGAGTGTCGCAATTGAATTTATCAAAATTATATCCACTCTCAACAAAGATAAGAATGCGAATATTTCAGTTAAAAAAATATCGAATAGATATGGAGTTGATATTACAAAAGGCTTTAAGAGTCCTTCTGCTTGGATCGACGAAGCAGCTTCAAAACATACCTCAGGCGATAAAAGGAGAATGTCTCATAAGTTATTAGAAGATTATAGAAATCAAATGCTGGGTAAAATTGCTTTAGAAGTCCCACTATGGAATTAA
- a CDS encoding phosphoglycerate kinase encodes MSKLSLSSLDKTNLEGKKVLVRVDFNVPLNEDGQITDDTRIRAAIPTIEYLINHSAKVILAAHFGRPKGQVNEKMRLTPVAARLSELLGQNVALTNSCIGDEAVAQSNSLSNGDVLLLENVRFFGEEEKNDLEFAKKLASHADMYVNDAFGAAHRAHASTQGVTNYLSPSVAGFLLEKELKYLQGAIDSPKRPLAAIVGGSKVSSKIGVLDSLLDKCDKIMIGGGMIFTFYKARGLDVGKSLVEEDKLELAKDLEAKAKAKGVELLLPTDVVLADEFSPDANSKISQIDSISGNWMGLDIGPDSIKVFQNALAECKTIIWNGPMGVFEFDKFADGTNAIATTLADLSAFSEVCTIIGGGDSVAAVEKAGLAEKMSHISTGGGASLELLEGKTLPGVAALNDA; translated from the coding sequence ATGTCAAAATTATCTCTTTCCAGTCTTGATAAGACAAATTTAGAAGGAAAAAAAGTTCTTGTAAGAGTAGATTTTAATGTTCCATTAAATGAAGATGGTCAAATAACCGACGATACGCGTATTCGCGCAGCGATCCCAACTATTGAATATCTTATTAATCATTCTGCAAAAGTTATTTTAGCTGCTCATTTTGGTAGACCAAAAGGTCAGGTAAATGAAAAAATGAGATTAACTCCAGTAGCAGCAAGATTAAGTGAATTGTTGGGGCAAAATGTTGCACTTACTAACAGTTGTATTGGTGATGAAGCAGTTGCACAATCAAATAGCTTATCTAATGGAGATGTTCTTTTACTTGAAAATGTTCGTTTTTTTGGTGAAGAGGAAAAGAACGACTTGGAGTTTGCTAAAAAATTAGCATCACATGCAGATATGTATGTAAATGATGCTTTCGGTGCTGCTCATAGAGCTCATGCGTCAACTCAGGGAGTTACTAATTATTTAAGTCCCTCAGTAGCTGGATTCCTTTTAGAAAAAGAATTGAAATACTTACAGGGAGCAATAGATTCCCCAAAGCGTCCATTGGCAGCAATAGTTGGAGGATCAAAGGTTAGTAGCAAAATAGGAGTACTTGATTCTTTACTAGATAAGTGTGACAAAATCATGATTGGTGGAGGTATGATTTTCACTTTTTATAAAGCTAGAGGTTTAGATGTCGGAAAGAGCCTTGTAGAAGAAGATAAACTCGAGCTTGCTAAAGATTTAGAAGCAAAAGCAAAAGCAAAAGGAGTAGAATTATTATTACCCACTGATGTTGTTTTAGCTGATGAATTTTCTCCGGACGCCAATAGTAAAATATCCCAAATTGATTCAATTAGTGGGAATTGGATGGGTCTCGATATTGGTCCAGATTCCATTAAAGTTTTTCAGAATGCTCTTGCAGAATGTAAGACAATTATTTGGAATGGTCCAATGGGAGTTTTTGAATTTGATAAATTTGCAGACGGTACAAATGCAATAGCTACGACTCTTGCGGACTTAAGTGCTTTTTCTGAAGTTTGTACAATAATTGGTGGTGGAGATTCAGTCGCAGCAGTAGAGAAAGCAGGATTAGCTGAGAAAATGTCTCATATATCTACTGGAGGTGGCGCAAGTTTGGAACTTTTAGAAGGTAAAACCTTACCAGGAGTAGCTGCGTTAAACGACGCTTAG
- a CDS encoding UDP-N-acetylglucosamine--N-acetylmuramyl-(pentapeptide) pyrophosphoryl-undecaprenol N-acetylglucosamine transferase — MSKKNNLLVAASGTGGHIFPALAVSKEVEDEWNIHWLGVRQRLDANFIPKKYNLRTLNIKTPRKNIFLFYQYIEILISTFQIIRILKEKKINLVFTTGGYISAPTIVASKLLRIPIIIHESNVIPGMVTKYFGFLCNYVLLGFKKTNSYLKNCKTIFTGTPLREQFYKFNFLPEWVPKGRGPLLIVMGGSQGAKAINQILYESLEFLIKKQFRIVHIIGESNQQPFHVKNSKNYIQKKFTNEIAALIQNCDLVISRSGAGTINELIEAEKPSILIPYPDSKNNHQEKNALILAESGGSVLINQNKISKEVFEETLERIFKIKSKKGKNHYEILDLMKKNMENNNKIKSNNEIKKFINYFLKEF; from the coding sequence ATGTCTAAAAAAAATAATTTATTAGTTGCAGCTAGTGGGACAGGGGGGCATATTTTCCCAGCCTTAGCCGTTTCTAAAGAGGTGGAAGATGAATGGAATATTCATTGGTTGGGTGTTCGTCAAAGACTTGATGCAAATTTTATTCCCAAAAAATATAATTTGAGGACTTTGAATATAAAGACACCAAGAAAAAATATTTTTTTGTTTTATCAATATATAGAAATTTTAATTTCAACTTTCCAAATAATTAGGATCTTAAAAGAAAAAAAAATTAACTTAGTTTTTACGACTGGCGGTTATATATCAGCACCTACTATTGTTGCTTCAAAACTTCTCAGGATACCTATCATTATTCATGAATCAAATGTAATTCCAGGAATGGTCACGAAATATTTTGGTTTTTTATGTAACTATGTTCTTTTAGGATTTAAGAAAACAAATTCTTATTTAAAAAATTGTAAAACTATTTTCACTGGAACACCTTTAAGAGAGCAATTCTATAAATTTAATTTTTTGCCAGAATGGGTTCCAAAAGGAAGAGGACCTCTTTTGATTGTTATGGGAGGTAGTCAAGGAGCAAAAGCTATAAATCAAATTCTTTATGAATCTCTAGAGTTTTTAATAAAAAAACAGTTTCGGATAGTTCATATTATTGGCGAATCTAATCAACAACCTTTTCATGTAAAAAACTCCAAAAATTATATTCAAAAGAAATTTACTAATGAAATAGCAGCTTTAATTCAAAACTGTGATCTTGTAATATCTAGATCTGGAGCAGGAACAATCAATGAACTAATAGAGGCTGAAAAACCTTCAATTTTAATTCCATATCCAGATTCTAAAAATAATCATCAGGAGAAAAATGCATTGATTCTTGCTGAAAGTGGAGGCTCAGTTTTAATCAATCAGAATAAAATTTCTAAAGAAGTTTTTGAAGAAACTCTAGAAAGAATTTTTAAAATAAAATCAAAAAAGGGAAAAAATCATTATGAAATATTAGATCTCATGAAGAAGAACATGGAAAATAATAATAAAATTAAATCTAACAATGAGATTAAAAAATTTATTAATTATTTTTTAAAGGAATTCTGA
- a CDS encoding pyridoxal phosphate-dependent aminotransferase produces MNKSDPNDYTKEAMHISNLKHGGNVYANAKKLNLLPSEIIDASASLVPFDPPKILIDSLNAEIKNLGFRYYPERNLSDLKEIIGEFHGINPDNILPGNGASELITWAGYEASKFKINCIPSPGFVDYERSLNCWNSNFINYELPRNWNNIFPQSFPISPKGDVIWITNPHNPTGQLWCKNSLEAIIKKYKLVICDEAFLSITPNGDKESLIPLTKKYDNLLVLRSLTKIFNIPGLRLGYVIGSSKKLKQWKMNRDPWPLNSFAIKAGIDLLNNNKFYGEWIRQIHSWIKNEREIVYDKLSKIENLKVHNSSTNFFLIESKTSLSPNIKYLENKGILLRECTSFRFLDEKWARISLQNRKNNTLLCKEIQNSFKK; encoded by the coding sequence ATGAATAAATCGGACCCTAATGATTACACAAAAGAAGCCATGCATATTTCAAACTTAAAACATGGAGGAAATGTATATGCAAATGCAAAAAAATTAAATTTATTACCCTCTGAAATCATTGACGCAAGTGCCTCATTAGTACCCTTTGACCCCCCTAAAATACTAATAGATTCATTAAATGCGGAAATTAAGAATCTTGGATTTAGATATTACCCTGAGAGAAATTTGAGTGATTTGAAAGAAATAATTGGTGAATTTCATGGAATAAATCCAGACAATATATTACCTGGGAATGGTGCTTCTGAGCTAATAACCTGGGCAGGTTATGAAGCATCCAAATTTAAAATCAATTGTATTCCTTCCCCAGGCTTTGTTGATTATGAAAGATCTTTAAATTGTTGGAATAGCAATTTCATAAATTACGAATTACCAAGAAACTGGAATAATATTTTTCCTCAATCATTTCCAATTTCCCCTAAAGGTGATGTTATTTGGATAACAAATCCACACAACCCTACTGGCCAATTGTGGTGTAAGAATTCATTAGAGGCAATTATAAAAAAATATAAATTAGTTATCTGTGATGAAGCTTTTTTATCAATAACACCTAATGGGGACAAAGAATCTTTAATACCATTAACCAAAAAATATGATAATTTATTAGTCTTGCGGAGCTTGACCAAAATCTTCAATATTCCTGGTCTTAGATTAGGTTACGTTATCGGTTCTTCGAAAAAACTTAAGCAATGGAAAATGAATAGAGATCCTTGGCCATTAAATTCCTTTGCCATTAAAGCCGGAATTGACCTACTAAATAATAATAAATTCTATGGAGAATGGATAAGGCAGATTCATAGCTGGATAAAGAATGAAAGAGAGATAGTCTATGACAAACTATCAAAAATAGAAAACCTTAAAGTTCATAACTCTTCAACCAACTTTTTTTTAATAGAAAGTAAAACATCTTTGTCGCCGAATATTAAATACTTAGAAAATAAGGGAATATTGCTTAGAGAATGCACTTCATTTAGATTTCTTGACGAAAAGTGGGCAAGAATAAGTTTGCAGAATAGGAAAAATAACACTCTTTTATGTAAAGAAATTCAGAATTCCTTTAAAAAATAA
- a CDS encoding quinone-dependent dihydroorotate dehydrogenase: protein MNEQKGVFNKLYKSLMTPILKKDSGIDAEYLTNLSISLLSFSSRKHNWPLVSSILKNLNDELSIVDKRLSQNICGINFCNPIGLAAGFDKNGNAANIWKDFGFGFAELGTVTKFAQNGNPKPRLFRLAKEEAALNRMGFNNNGAENLVKNFLEQGIELKKNRKNICLGINFGKSKITGLSQAKDDYLTSLKLLIPYCDYAAINVSSPNTEGLRKLQDPILLKELLKEIKKLPNCPPLFVKIAPDLSLKDIEDICQLIIEENINGIIATNTSIDRLGLENRKIEQTGLLLSEENGGLSGRPLQKKANQIIKHIHNFDKKIILIGVGGIDSPESAWERICSGASLIQLYTGWIYQGPQLVPNILEGIIKQLNNHKLSNIKEAVGSGLKWVE from the coding sequence ATGAATGAACAGAAGGGGGTATTTAATAAACTTTATAAAAGCTTGATGACCCCTATACTAAAAAAAGACTCTGGAATAGATGCAGAATATTTAACTAATTTATCTATTAGCCTTCTATCATTCAGTTCAAGAAAACATAATTGGCCTTTAGTTTCATCAATCCTAAAAAATCTAAATGATGAATTATCTATAGTTGATAAAAGGTTAAGTCAGAACATATGTGGAATAAATTTTTGCAATCCAATTGGTTTAGCTGCAGGTTTTGACAAAAATGGAAACGCAGCAAATATATGGAAAGATTTTGGTTTTGGATTCGCTGAACTTGGTACAGTAACTAAATTTGCCCAAAATGGCAATCCCAAACCGAGGTTATTTAGATTAGCAAAAGAAGAGGCGGCATTAAATAGGATGGGTTTCAATAACAATGGTGCTGAGAATCTAGTTAAAAACTTTCTTGAACAAGGTATTGAGTTAAAAAAAAACAGGAAAAATATTTGTTTGGGAATAAATTTTGGCAAATCTAAAATTACAGGTTTATCTCAAGCAAAAGATGATTATTTAACTTCTCTAAAATTATTAATTCCATATTGTGATTACGCAGCAATAAACGTAAGTTCTCCAAATACTGAGGGCCTCAGAAAGTTGCAAGATCCAATTCTTCTAAAAGAACTTCTTAAAGAAATCAAAAAGTTACCTAATTGTCCACCATTATTTGTAAAAATTGCGCCAGATTTAAGCCTTAAAGATATTGAAGATATTTGTCAATTAATAATCGAGGAAAACATCAATGGCATAATTGCTACGAACACCAGCATTGATAGATTAGGTCTTGAGAATAGAAAGATCGAGCAAACAGGATTATTACTTTCTGAAGAGAATGGAGGATTAAGTGGAAGGCCTCTACAAAAAAAAGCAAATCAAATAATAAAACATATTCATAATTTTGATAAAAAGATTATTTTAATTGGCGTTGGTGGAATCGATAGTCCTGAGTCAGCTTGGGAAAGGATTTGTTCTGGAGCATCATTAATTCAACTTTATACAGGATGGATATATCAGGGGCCACAATTAGTCCCCAATATACTTGAGGGGATTATAAAGCAACTCAATAACCATAAATTATCTAATATAAAAGAGGCCGTTGGATCAGGTTTAAAATGGGTTGAATAA